ATGAACTTCCATTGAGTATTTCCAATTTAATAAACAGTGcatcattaaagaaagaagtactttgaaataaaaaaaaccactttAACCACTTCATATCTAAACTTTATTCTTTAATAGTTACATAAAAGGGTTTTGATGATAatgaaatgtaaaattaattataattaagacACAAATCTTGAAACTAAAGTTAATGGTtgaacttcaaattcaaaaccaagTAACAAAAGAACATATAAATTGTTTAAGTCTTTTTGGTTAGATTCTAAAGTTTGagactatatattatataattatgtgAATTAGGGGAAGAATAATCATTGTCcaaatacattaaaattatattagttaattttaaacaagtgggtcataaatttcaattgtgtttaataataatggtaaaaACAGAAAGCTGGTTGAatgtctttgtttttcaaatctCTTCAACAATCTTTTATTTCCATGttgattataaaaaattataaaaacaaaactttatactattttcttacaactttttttatataatatttgcaaattttgatcTGTCACCCACACATTAAATCTATAATTATTGGTagtcgtttttctttttaatattcatatcaCATCCTtctctaactttctttttctcccaaaattctctctctaaaataCTAATTTCACATTGCTTAACAAACTTAAAAGTCCAATTTTGGTTAAATAAACTTagaatatactttttaataacGTTTGGGAATTTAtaataacattgaaaaaattaagacttttttaaaaatttaagaataatttcaaaaaccaaatagaaCTATTTATTATAACTAGAATACCTAAGTGtgtcaaaattatatatatagaaaataatattgaatttagaCGTGGTGTCCaacgattttaaaaaaatttaataagatgattaaagaaaatattagtttattaaattaatacatttttaatatagtaaTCATAGGGATAGAGGATAAACGTTCAATCTCAAATGAGGGGGTAAATTTAAGATAGATAATTagtattactattttttatgtaaaaagaGTTGATATAAGTTGTTTATTACTCGTTTCAAATGTCGTCAAtcataccaaaaaaaaaaaaaaaaaaaaaaaaacaaatattgtgttagttgaatttgaaaaaaactaCACGATGGATTGTTTACCATGGTtaacacgattgtttagatttgaagtctttttcgcccatcattttaaaaaaactacacgattgtgtagatatgatctaaatgacCACTTACCATAGTtaacacgatcatttaaatttgaattcatttttccgtcgtttaaaaagaactacacaatcgtgtgaatatgatatatatgatTGTTTAGCATGatcaacacaatcgtttaaaattaaaacatttttctcatCATAAAAAAGAACTAGATGACAGTTCATGACCTAAACGATCGTAGACCACTCGTTTAAACTGTagtacacaatcatttagaaaaCAGATTACTCACGTGTGCATGTGGCCGATTAATGACATGTTGACAGgagtattttttatactttttattgtGAACTTgtgcacttttttttattttcaaaattgttctaatagagtttaaatattttatcgaaatgttatatgtttttaaaaaacccattttaaaaatacgaCACATTAATATTCTTAATGGAAAGGAAATTAATAGTAACTTCTTTGGTATCATACAATTTTTAGTAGTTTGAAAAATGCAGAGAACTTCACTTATCTATTAAACATAATGTTGAGTGTATCAAAAGGTTGAAGGTGTGTAcatgcctttttttttcattttgagtaGTTATGGTTCTTTGTAATGAATAGATGAAGTAAAAACATTTGGCATAGGGATGAATATATTAGATGTCAAACAAATAAGTACTTTAATTCTTTGTATGGACTTAACTCTCAGTATGCtatagaaaagtaaaaaactaaGGATTGCAATGGACCAACAGTGCTGACATAACTAttcctttttagaaaaaacaagatttaGGACTATTTATCTTGAATGAAGACCCTTATTAttcaacataaaatttattaaaaaaaatgaatagaacaactccaaattttgttttggtatgAATTGCAAACTTTTCCAATCTGAACATGCTGATTGAGACATTGAATTTAGTTCCATAAGCTAAAGTCTTGAATAAATGGTGTGAAGTTAGAAAATTTATGTGTTGAGGGCATAGAGTTTGTTTAGTCTAAAGTTGGGAAATATGTGTTTTGGTAGAGAGTTTTAAGTTATTAAGTTAGAGGTATTTGGTACACTTTTTCTAATTGTAAAAAGTTTTTTTGAGAACTCAAACTTAGAACCTTCCTATTAATTCtacacttttcttttacacaCTACCATTGTACTTAGGTATACAAAAAGAAACTCTTTTTCATACGAACAACAAAATTACAGCATACTTTTACATTGGTGGAATGTATCTGAGGAATTTGCACACGGGTTTAgagttttgagaaaaatatcaatttatattctcaaattttaaggATTGTATCAACTTAACTTATAAACGAATAACGACgtcaatttaaactctaaattttttaagtgtatcaatttaacacccttttattacttttcatttgaaaaaatctgATGTGAAACTCACAATTGTATCgattaaatttctaaactttaaaaaactcatcaatttaaatttttggttaaaattttctttaaaaatcaTTCATATACACTATAATTGTTCATTGAAGAAAACTAACATAGGAAGAAAACTATATacgtttgaaaattaatgGGTAGATGATTTTGAAAGATAATCATTATGTAATGAAGAACCTAATTGATTggtctataaaaaaatttataaatttaatttgttcaaacTATATCTTGAAAAAcgtgtaaattaaaaaattaaagcatttagattttataaattgatattttctttttcataaaattgatGGTGTTATCTTTTGGTTGACAAGAGATCACAACTTCAAATCCCTCATCCTAAATTGTACTTAAAAAGatcttataaaaattaaatacttccTTACCCGATATGAcatcttaaataaaaattaaatacttccTTACACGATAGGACATCTTAAATCTTTAGCTATTAGTACTTTACATACATTATTATgtgaatatttcattaaaaaatttacactACATCAGATAGAGCATGAAGAAATCTCCCACCACTCTTTGAAAACCagaaaaaatcaacaaaccTCAATGGAAGGAGGAAAGAAGAAGGCATGAAAGATACAACTTTGTACCATTTTTATATACAACAACCAAAAGAAGTTGACTTTTGGAGAAGCTCTACagtcaaagaaaaaaaagtttaaaacccCAGAAAacaagatgaagatgaagatgaaagatataaacaaataaataaaagaaaaagagggaaGGGCATTGTGAAGTGGAGGTAAATAAATGTGAGGCAAagtaaacaaaacaaaactaggCTTAAATGTCACAGATTTGAGGGCCTAAGTATTCTATTCCATCCATTTCAGAGTTTTCTGGCACCTCAATCTCTTCTAACCATCCATAACCCTCACCCTGATCTTCTTCTCCCAATCCCATGTCACCATCTGCAttacaaaacatttaatttataagaataagaatagtgcaaaatcataaaattatgAACTCTATATGGTACTTATATAAGTCAGGATGAGAAAGAGTGAATAACCAAAACCATAGGTATGTGGTTCGAATTCCCCTATTATACTCCAAATACAGAAACGATCCCATAACCTCAACAAAAATAGCATAATAAAGTATGAGAAAATGGGGGTTTTCAGAAACAGttcttgttattattttaggaGGGAAAAAATTAAGTAAGAATTACagttcaattaaaaataataaaaataacagCAACATTCAACAATGTCCCACCCAAAGTACTCTTTCATGAACTTGTCAAAATTTCACTATCTGAATGTTATTTTACCAGAAAAAGTCCACATGACAAAAAGAGTCACTTTCAAAAAAcagtttcttttcctttttcaattttaaaaggaTTACTGCAGATTTTACCCTTACAAAATCGCTCCCAAAAACAGAACGAAAACACAAGAACAAACAACCTGATATCCAAAGTTTACACATAGCCAATTAAAACAGCTGTCCCTTTTTGCATCATTTGAAGTGTTTTAAAGTCAACTTAACTgattaaataagaaaacatcATTTGCAACTTACTTGGAAAAGAGGCATAGGGATGTTCCTTATAGTACGAACAATCTCGACCATCCTCCATGGAATAAGGAGGTCCAAGCACATCAAGCACCGCACATGGCGTTATAGCAGTGAATGAGTGGATGTTGCCTCCTGATGTTGGGTACAAAACAGAGGTACTGCAGGGTGAAGTGAAGACAGCATCGGCTTTCAGCTTTGCCAATCTCTCtgcaaaaagggaaaaaagaaaacaatccATCATCACTTCAGGATAAACAACCAGAATTTCTCCcaacaatttcatattttataataagaaaCTTGCAGAGCGCTCACTTTCACAAGGTTGGGCAGTATCATCACTGTTAGTTGGATCAACCCAATCATAAGATTTGATGTGCATTTTCCCCAAAAGAAGCTTACTGAAAACAGTCATTCCAGGATGGTTGTGTAGAGGGATTACACCAGTTGCAGGGAGGAAGAAGATGCACAACTGtagtaagaagaaaaaagatatgcCGTCAGGAATTTGGAACCAAGCAATCAAATGTTGTTTACacattttggaaataaaatttaaagatgtTACAAAACCTATAGAAGAATATACACACAGCTCAACTAGATTTGTAGTTTTCAGCGACTTACAAGTGTGCTGTACATACTTTCACTTATAGTTCATAAGTTTGATCACTCTAGTTATTCTCCTATAATcttactattgttttttttcaatcttacATAAATAGGAGTATTAACTTCTGACCTATTGGCTAAGGACATATGTTAACCAACTTaggtttaacaataatgtcaCAGTTTATTAACTTGCTCCTTTGTCCACTAGCTCTTGGGCCAACCCATATATTTTGTGCACTTTGactaatatatttaacttatgATATTTAAGCTTGCCCTATATTCAACTTGGATGCTCATAAGTAATTTCAtgatttatatcaatttgattAATCTCGTGGTTTATATATGCTTTCCCTTTTAAACATAGCATAGGTCGCTTTAGACGAAAAGCAGCCCAGAACTAGTGAAAGGCACTACATTAGCCTTACCGAGAAATTGTCGCACTTGTATATGGTTGTGTATGTGACTCTAGGGGATCCTTTGACTGGAACATTGGGCTTGAAAAACTGCAAACTACTACTAAGTCCAACATCTTCTGCCTTCATATTATCTGCAGcattgaaaaagtaaaaagaatttGGTCAATATTTAACTATGTGTATATGCTAAGGAATACAGAGTACAGAAGTTTAAAATCCAATGATCCTGGACCCTACAATTTCTCCCAAAAACCATGGGCTTATCAAAGAATGCTCATAAGTCATCACTGATCATGTGCCCCCATGGCACAACAAAGcacaacataaaaaaaaatatttgttaattagagagaaagagagatgtaTTATGATTGTACGATgtaaacaaatacaaaaaatactaTACTGTTCAGACAGATGAATCTATTCCTACGAATCTgctacattttttattatgttaaattaataaaaaaaaaaaaaaaaaaccttgaatttcctctttttttgCAAAATCACCACTATACTTTCAAAAGCGGCAATCTTACCATTGACCTTTATTAATCTTACCTTTCACTTTTCAATAAAGGTTACAGAACTATCATTAGATTTAGAGCctatatctttaaaaatttagaaaaaaatttaggaCCAAAATAGTGAGGCAATGGCCTAAAACAATATTAGTTCGAAAAATATACAGATCCGTTTGAAACAAATGCGAAAGTTCAAGGTATTATAATTTtgcctttttattattattccataATTTCACTAATCTTCATTTGACAATCATGAGTTGACCATGGATTTGAAATAGTCCCCCAAAttccctttgttttttaatatttcaaatctgCTAGTTAAACAGAAACTATGTGGCTCAAATATGTCCCGCGAGgctaataaaaaaagaaaatcaaataattcatGTTCACTCAAGTAAATGTTACTGCATCGAAGTGTGTGAtattatgattaaaaaagggaaaaactGCATCAGaaagataatttaaataaGTTCATctgataaaatttataaaataatcgGAGGGTTTTTCATCCAATTTTCCACGAGAGAAGaaaacctctctctctctctctctctatatatatatgggtttcagtctaaaattaaaagaatccTATAACAATTCAAGAGCATAGGGGTGAAATTAACATATAAGCATCATATGATATGACAAATCAATAAAGGGAAGATCAAGAATTAATTGCTTAAGAAACagagtaaagaaaagaaattccaCTGTTGTATAAATTATGCATGTAGCCAGAAATAGTAATGCCGTAGAACCTCAGAACTTT
This is a stretch of genomic DNA from Cucumis sativus cultivar 9930 chromosome 4, Cucumber_9930_V3, whole genome shotgun sequence. It encodes these proteins:
- the LOC101219914 gene encoding plant cysteine oxidase 1; the protein is METRAVNRGSNRIGHVNKVQYVRRDFKKRKCRKIRRSIPVVPMALQELFVSCREVFKGPGTVPLPCDVEKLCRILDNMKAEDVGLSSSLQFFKPNVPVKGSPRVTYTTIYKCDNFSLCIFFLPATGVIPLHNHPGMTVFSKLLLGKMHIKSYDWVDPTNSDDTAQPCEKRLAKLKADAVFTSPCSTSVLYPTSGGNIHSFTAITPCAVLDVLGPPYSMEDGRDCSYYKEHPYASFPNGDMGLGEEDQGEGYGWLEEIEVPENSEMDGIEYLGPQICDI